One genomic region from Quercus robur chromosome 4, dhQueRobu3.1, whole genome shotgun sequence encodes:
- the LOC126720729 gene encoding pentatricopeptide repeat-containing protein At1g79080, chloroplastic, with protein MTSLLNSVSPIANPSPETTTRKGCGFFSHAPNFHSFSLNKGFSRVLASTQITISPKDTVFTLPNWRFGKSESKSREIRLSDAFLHLEKKVGKGQKPNVVQATQLLYDLCKVNKMRKAIRVMEMMIGSGIIPDAASYTYLVNYLCKRGNVGYAMQLVEKMEEHGFPTNTVTYNSLVRGLCMHGNLYQSLQLLDRLMKKGLVPNAFTYSFLLEAAYKEKGVNEAIKLLDEIMAKGGKPNLVSYNILLTGMCKEGRIEEAIRFFRDLPSKGFNPNVVSYNILLRSLCYEGRWEEANELLAEMDGEDRSPSVVTYNILIGSLARHGRTEHALEVLDEMMKRRFRPTAASYNPIIARLCKEGKVDLVLKCLDKMIYRHCSPNDGTYNAIAVLCEEGMVQEAFFIIQSLGNKQESSMHDFYRGVITCLCRKGNTYPAFQILYEMAKNGFTPDSYTYSSLIRGLCAEGMLDEAMEIFWVMEENNYRPDTDNFNALILGCCKCRRTDLSLEIFETMIEKGHMPNETTYTIIVEGIAHENETELAAKVLKDLRVKQVVSQSTVERLVMQYDLDGLPI; from the coding sequence ATGACTAGCCTACTGAATTCAGTGTCCCCTATTGCAAACCCATCACCAGAAACAACTACAAGAAAGGGTTGTGGGTTCTTCTCCCATGCCCcaaatttccattctttttcacTCAATAAGGGGTTTTCTAGAGTTTTGGCATCTACCCAGATAACTATTTCTCCAAAAGACACTGTTTTTACTCTGCCCAACTGGAGGTTTGGGAAGAGTGAATCAAAAAGTAGGGAAATTAGACTCAGTGATGCATTTCTTCATTTGGAAAAGAAGGTAGGGAAGGGCCAAAAGCCTAATGTTGTTCAAGCAACTCAGCTCTTGTATGATCTGTGCAAGGTAAATAAGATGAGAAAAGCGATTAGAGTGATGGAGATGATGATTGGATCAGGTATAATACCCGATGCGGCTTCCTATACATACTTGGTGAACTATTTGTGTAAAAGAGGCAATGTTGGATATGCAATGCAATTGGTTGAAAAAATGGAGGAACATGGCTTCCCGACCAATACTGTTACATATAATTCGCTTGTTAGAGGACTTTGTATGCATGGAAACTTGTACCAAAGCTTGCAGCTTTTGGATCGATTGATGAAGAAGGGGCTGGTCCCAAATGCATTCACATACTCCTTCTTGCTTGAAGCTGCCTATAAGGAAAAAGGAGTGAATGAGGCCATAAAGCTATTGGATGAGATAATGGCTAAGGGTGGGAAGCCCAATTTGGTTAGTTACAATATTTTGTTAACTGGTATGTGCAAGGAAGGTAGGATCGAAGAGGCAATCAGGTTCTTCAGGGATTTGCCTTCAAAGGGGTTCAATCCAAATgttgtgagttataacattttgttgaggagtttgTGCTATGAGGGGCGGTGGGAGGAAGCAAATGAGTTACTGGCTGAGATGGATGGTGAGGATCGCTCACCATCAGTAGTTACTTACAATATATTGATTGGTTCGCTTGCTCGGCATGGCAGAACTGAACATGCTCTTGAGGTTTTGGATGAAATGATGAAGAGACGGTTCAGGCCTACTGCTGCAAGCTACAACCCAATTATTGCTCGTCTCTGCAAAGAGGGGAAAGTAGATCTTGTGCTTAAGTGTCTAGACAAAATGATTTATCGGCACTGTAGTCCTAATGATGGAACATACAATGCCATTGCTGTGCTTTGTGAGGAGGGAATGGTGCAAGAGGCATTCTTTATAATTCAAAGCTTGGGTAATAAGCAAGAATCCTCCATGCATGATTTCTACAGAGGTGTGATCACATGCTTGTGTAGGAAAGGGAACACATATCCCGCATTTCAGATATTATATGAGATGGCAAAGAACGGATTTACACCAGATTCTTACACCTATTCTTCTTTAATCAGAGGATTGTGTGCGGAGGGAATGCTAGATGAGGCCATGGAGATATTCTGGGTAATGGAAGAAAATAACTATAGGCCTGATACTGACAATTTCAACGCACTTATACTTGGCTGTTGCAAATGTCGAAGAACAGATCTGTCCTTGGAGATTTTTGAGACGATGATTGAGAAAGGGCACATGCCTAATGAAACAACATATACCATTATCGTAGAAGGGATTGCCCACGAAAATGAAACAGAGCTGGCAGCCAAAGTTTTGAAGGACTTGCGTGTTAAACAGGTTGTTAGTCAGAGTACAGTGGAAAGACTTGTTATGCAGTATGACCTTGATGGTTTACCAATTTAG